One Tolypothrix bouteillei VB521301 DNA window includes the following coding sequences:
- the folP gene encoding dihydropteroate synthase produces MTNELIVRERCFQWGQRTYLMGVLNVTPDSFSDGGDFYTLSAAVAKARAMVASGVDIIDIGGQSTRPGAEQISLNEEISRVLPVLRLLRRELQVPISVDTTRAVVAKAAVEEGADIVNDISGGTFDPEMLPTVGSLNVPIILMHIRGNPQNMQKLTDYQDVMGEILSFLTQQIAAATACGIDRQKIIIDPGIGFAKNYEHNLEILRRLPELRQLNCPILVGASRKSFIGRILNQSAPKARVWGTAAACCAAIFNGADLLRVHDVTEMRDVSLVADAIFRQSQIEPR; encoded by the coding sequence GAGTTGATCGTTAGAGAACGCTGTTTTCAGTGGGGACAGCGAACTTACTTAATGGGCGTTTTAAATGTCACACCAGATAGCTTTAGCGATGGTGGCGATTTTTATACGCTCTCTGCTGCTGTAGCAAAAGCACGGGCTATGGTAGCAAGTGGTGTGGATATTATCGATATTGGCGGTCAGTCTACTCGACCCGGAGCAGAGCAAATTTCTCTGAATGAAGAAATTAGTCGTGTCTTGCCAGTTTTGCGCTTGTTACGAAGGGAGCTACAAGTTCCTATTTCTGTGGATACCACGAGGGCAGTTGTAGCAAAGGCAGCTGTGGAAGAAGGAGCAGACATAGTAAATGATATTTCTGGTGGTACTTTTGACCCAGAAATGTTGCCAACTGTGGGTAGTTTAAATGTGCCTATTATACTGATGCATATCCGGGGAAATCCACAGAATATGCAAAAACTAACTGATTATCAGGATGTGATGGGGGAGATTTTAAGTTTTCTGACACAGCAAATTGCTGCTGCAACGGCTTGTGGTATCGATCGCCAAAAAATTATTATCGATCCGGGCATTGGCTTCGCTAAAAATTACGAGCACAATTTAGAAATTTTGCGCCGCTTGCCGGAATTGCGTCAACTTAACTGCCCTATCTTAGTAGGAGCGTCCCGTAAAAGTTTTATTGGTCGAATTCTCAACCAAAGCGCTCCGAAAGCAAGAGTCTGGGGAACGGCGGCGGCGTGCTGTGCTGCAATCTTTAATGGAGCAGATCTTCTCCGAGTGCATGATGTGACAGAGATGCGTGACGTTTCATTGGTTGCTGATGCTATCT